One Setaria italica strain Yugu1 chromosome I, Setaria_italica_v2.0, whole genome shotgun sequence DNA window includes the following coding sequences:
- the LOC101772472 gene encoding zinc finger CCCH domain-containing protein 18 produces the protein MAGDGEDEAAAIERQLEEQLQEQQSSLAAVDEALAADPSNADLLEVHEELLAAIKDAKEGLLDLKRSRVVKQVDDIFSNEEPASQAPEVAPEPLDPDDVEPEPLVSHDFSVGSKCRFRHNNGRWYNGCIIGFEGSSDARISFLTPTSENMAMCKFFLQQRCRFGSNCRMSHGIVIPTSALKKFTPTRWQQSLVGSSILAASGRHSGLWRRAELESWDDNLKLGQVVFLDDGSSARLTSDSLSLSEYADMSSEDDEGSSSEEESELSDDADQEDGCVHQGIGLLEPANFSGIQTDTVIFAKWEHHTRGVASKMMAKMGYREGMGLGVSGQGMLDPIPVKVLPPKQSLDHALAASEADGSVGSGKKRSRGGKRKREKKFAEQARAAKAEEAERSVFSFINSHLVNQDMPEGSAIKVKKGASGEANGHAKKEDRRSLVAYDEEVKELRIQVERLEEMKNRNRKDKAVFEAASRKLEETRKALADAEATHASATNAVARKEKEKKWLKF, from the exons GTTCATGAGGAACTTCTTGCTGCGATTAAGGATGCAAAGGAGGGACTTCTCGACCTGAAGCGTTCTAGGGTAGTGAAGCAAGTAGATGATATTTTTTCAAATGAAGAACCAGCATCCCAGGCACCAGAAGTTGCTCCTGAGCCATTAGATCCAGATGATGTTGAACCAGAACCACTGGTGTCGCATGATTTTTCAGTTGGATCGAAGTGCAGATTCCGGCACAACAATGGCCGCTGGTATAATGGATGCATTATAGGATTTGAAGGTTCAAGCGATGCGAGGATCTCATTTCTGACACCCACATCTGAAAACATGGCG ATGTGCAAGTTCTTTCTACAGCAGCGATGTCGATTTGGTAGTAACTGCCGCATGTCCCATG GTATTGTAATTCCTACTTCAGCATTGAAGAAATTCACTCCAACTAGATGGCAGCAGTCCTTGGTAGGCTCCAGCATACTGGCAGCTTCCGGGCGTCACTCTGGCCTTTGGAGGAGAGCGGAACTTGAGTCATGGGATGATAATCTGAAGCTTGGCCAGGTTGTCTTTCTAGATGATGGGAGTTCTGCAAGGCTTACAAGTGATTCACTTTCTCTATCAGAATATGCTGATATGAGCAGCGAAGATGATGAAGGAAGCTCAAGTGAGGAAGAATCTGAGTTGAGTGACGATGCTGATCAAGAGGATGGATGCGTTCACCAGGGTATTGGCCTTTTAGAGCCTGCAAATTTCAGTGGCATTCAGACAGACACCGTGATCTTTGCAAAATGGGAGCACCACACCAGGGGCGTTGCCTCCAAAATGATGGCAAAAATGGGGTACCGAGAAGGGATGGGGCTAGGTGTATCTGGCCAGGGCATGCTTGATCCAATTCCAGTCAAGGTACTACCGCCAAAGCAATCACTTGATCACGCTCTTGCTGCAAGCGAGGCTGATGGAAGTGTTGGCAGTGGTAAAAAGCGCAGTCGAGGTGGTAAAAGGAAGCGTGAGAAAAAATTCGCAGAACAGGCGAGAGCTGCTAAAGCTGAAGAAGCAGAGAGATCAGTCTTCAGCTTTATCAACAGCCATCTAGTGAACCAAGATATGCCTGAAGGTTCAGCCATTAAAGTTAAGAAGGGGGCATCAGGTGAGGCTAATGGGCATGCTAAGAAGGAGGACAGAAGATCCTTAGTCGCATACGATGAGGAAGTAAAAGAACTGAGGATTCAAGTTGAGAGACTGGAAGAGATGAAGAACCGAAACCGCAAAGACAAGGCAGTGTTTGAAGCTGCTTCAAGGAAGCTGGAAGAGACTCGAAAGGCACTCGCGGATGCTGAAGCTACTCACGCTTCAGCAACTAACGCGGTTGCCagaaaggagaaagagaagaaatggTTGAAATTCTGA
- the LOC101771663 gene encoding protein TIC 55, chloroplastic: MGPTMTPAATVPLPPLLLLRPSSAVAAAAPRLKNPAATAPAGGAVHGVRWAGGGGGRRKRRCRAAVVEEAGAQEDGVLLPKEGDDAAATAAAGRYDWKEEWYPLYLAKEVPDDAALPLTVFDRQLVLWRDGDGVLRCHEDRCPHRLAKLSEGQIVDGRLECLYHGWQFDGEGKCVKIPQLPEGAKIPRSACARNYEVRDSQGVVWVWMSDANPPDDRKLPWFEPYAREGFTDLSTVHELPYDHSILLENLMDPAHVPISHDRTDWTAKREDAQALFFDVTERTARGFAGYWGRTRTPHLRNLLRFEAPCVLTNTLEFTDKDGKDQCFSAHFLCRPAGQGKSMLIVRFGSTVRSPIVKLLPSWYFHQNACKVFEQDMGFLSSQNEVLIREKVPTRELYLNLRSSDTWVAEYRKWMDRAGHGMPYYFGHSSLAPPPVPAVVEQAPAGAVAGISATFPAKGGVGTVHAPNPTNRYFRHVVHCKECRASVKKYTSLKNAFAVLAAAAVAASILAATRQWKAILLAASAVLAAASYACDAVLSLITTNFIRNHRRL, from the exons ATGGGGCCAACCATGACGCCCGCTGCCACGGTGCCCCtcccgcccctcctcctcctccgcccctcctccGCTGTGGCTGCAGCAGCTCCACGTCTCAAGAACCCAGCGGCGACAGCACCAGCGGGAGGAGCCGTCCATGGCGTGCGgtgggcgggtggcggcggggggaggaggaagaggaggtgccgggcggcggtggtggaggaggcaggCGCGCAGGAGGACGGGGTGCTGCTCCCGAAGGAGGGGGATGAtgccgcggccaccgcggcaGCGGGGCGCTACGACTGGAAGGAGGAGTGGTACCCGCTGTACTTGGCCAAGGAGGTGCCCGACGACGCGGCGCTCCCGCTCACCGTGTTCGACCGCCAGCTCGTGCTCtggcgcgacggcgacggcgtgctCCGCTGTCACGAGGACCGGTGCCCACACAG GTTAGCGAAGCTTTCGGAAGGCCAGATCGTCGACGGCAGGCTGGAGTGCCTCTACCATGGTTGGCAGTTCGACGGCGAGGGCAAGTGCGTCAAGATACCGCAG CTGCCCGAGGGCGCCAAGATCCCGCGGAGCGCGTGCGCGCGCAACTACGAGGTGCGCGACTCGCAGGGCGTGGTATGGGTGTGGATGTCGGACGCGAACCCTCCCGACGACCGGAAGCTCCCGTGGTTCGAGCCGTACGCGCGGGAGGGGTTCACGGACCTGTCGACGGTGCACGAGCTCCCCTACGACCATTCCATCCTGCTGGAGAACCTCATGGACCCGGCGCACGTGCCCATCTCCCACGACCGCACCGACTGGACGGCCAAGCGCGAGGACGCGCAGGCGCTCTTCTTCGACGTCACCGAGCGCACCGCGCGCGGGTTCGCGGGCTACTGGGGCCGCACGCGCACGCCGCACCTCCGCAACCTGCTCCGCTTCGAGGCGCCCTGCGTGCTCACCAACACGCTCGAGTTTACGGACAAGGACGGCAAGGACCAGTGCTTCTCCGCGCACTTCCTCTGCCGCCCCGCGGGGCAGGGCAAGTCCATGCTCATCGTGCGCTTCGGCTCCACCGTCAGGTCGCCCATCGTCAAGCTCCTCCCGTCATGGTACTTCCACCAGAACGCCTGCAAGGTGTTCGAGCAGGACATGGGGTTCCTGTCGTCGCAGAACGAGGTGCTGATCAGGGAGAAGGTGCCCACAAGGGAGCTCTACCTCAACCTCCGATCCTCCGACACCTGGGTCGCCGAGTACAGGAAGTGGATGGACAGGGCGGGCCACGGCATGCCCTACTACTTCGGCCACAGCagcctggcgccgccgccagtgccggCCGTCGTCGAGCAAGCGCCGGCGGGGGCCGTCGCGGGGATCTCGGCCACGTTCCCGGCAAAGGGCGGCGTCGGCACGGTGCACGCTCCCAACCCGACCAACAGGTACTTCCGCCATGTCGTGCACTGCAAGGAGTGCAGGGCCAGCGTCAAGAAGTACACCTCGCTCAAGAACGCcttcgccgtcctcgccgcggcggccgtggccgcgtCCATCCTGGCGGCGACTAGGCAGTGGAAGGCTATCTTGCTGGCGGCGTCGGCCGTGCTAGCCGCGGCATCTTATGCGTGTGACGCGGTGCTTTCTTTGATAACAACAAACTTCATTAGGAATCATAGGAGGCTGTAA
- the LOC101772066 gene encoding probable serine incorporator — protein sequence MWAASCLASCCAACACEACRTAVGSIGRRSARIAYCGLFALSLFASWALREVAAPLLQSIPWINHFHKTPDREWFETDAVLRVSLGNFLFFTILAVIMAGIKDQKDPRDKIHHGGWMAKIFCWAIIVFLMFFVPNGVVSFYESISKFGSGLFLLVQVVLLLDFVHGWNENWVAKDEQFWYMALLVVSVVCYIATFSFSGLLFHWFTPSGHDCGLNLFFIVFTLILVFAFAIVALHPKVNGSLLPASVIGLYCTYLCYSGLSSEPRDYECNGLHNHSKAVSTGSLTLGLLTTILSVVYSAVRAGSSATVLSPPDSPRGTDKPLLPFSKADEQEDKKDVPRPVTYSYSFFHLIFSLASMYSAMLLTGWSTSIGESGKLVDVGWPSVWVRIATQWATAGLFIWSLVAPILFPDREF from the exons ATGTGGGCGGCGTCGTGCCTGGCGTCGTGCTGCGCGGCGTGCGCGTGCGAGGCCTGCCGGACGGCGGTCGGCAGCATCGGCCGCCGCTCCGCGCGCATCGCCTACTGCGGCCTCTTCGCGCTCTCCCTCTTCGCCTCCTGGGCGCTCCGCGAGGTGGCCGCGCCCCTCCTCCAGTCCATCCCAT GGATTAACCACTTCCACAAGACGCCGGACCGCGAGTGGTTCGAGACCGACGCGGTGCTCAGGGTCAGCCTCGGAAACTTCCTCTTCTTCACCATCCTCGCCGTCATCATGGCCGGGATAAAGGACCAGAAGGACCCCCGTGACAAGATCCACCACGGAGGATGGATGGCCAAGATCTTCTGCTGGGCCATCATCGTCTTCCTCATGTTCTTCGTGCCCAACGGCGTCGTCAGCTTCTATG AGTCGATTTCCAAGTTTGGATCCGGGCTGTTCCTTCTTGTTCAGGTTGTTCTTCTGTTGGACTTTGTGCACGGATGGAATGAGAACTGGGTTGCTAAGGATGAACAGTTCTG GTACATGGCTCTATTGGTTGTCTCAGTTGTCTGTTACATTGCCACATTCTCATTCTCGGGTCTTCTGTTTCACTGGTTCACTCCATCCGGACATGACTGTGGACTCAACCTGTTCTTCATTGTCTTCAcattgattcttgtttttgcgTTTGCTATTGTTGCCCTGCACCCAAAG GTCAATGGTAGCTTGTTGCCTGCATCAGTTATTGGTCTCTACTGCACCTATCTGTGCTACAGTGGACTCTCTAGTGAGCCCAGGGATTACGAGTGCAACGGGCTTCACAATCACTCAAAAGCTGTGTCAACTGGTAGCCTTACACTGGGACTGCTAACCACCATCCTTTCCGTGGTCTACTCTGCTGTCCGTGCTGGCTCTTCCGCAACCGTGCTCTCTCCACCAGACTCACCACGTG GTACCGACAAGCCATTGCTTCCCTTCAGCAAGGCTGATGAACAAGAAGATAAGAAGGATGTGCCAAGGCCTGTGACATACTCCTACTCTTTCTTCCACCTCATCTTCTCCCTGGCCAGCATGTACTCAGCAATGCTCTTGACTGGCTGGTCAACCTCCATTGGTGAGAGCGGAAAGCTTGTTGATGTTGGGTGGCCATCTGTCTGGGTCAGGATTGCAACCCAGTGGGCAACCGCAGGTCTGTTCATATGGTCCCTTGTTGCTCCCATCCTCTTTCCCGACAGGGAATTCTAG